In Streptomyces violaceusniger Tu 4113, one DNA window encodes the following:
- a CDS encoding bifunctional 3'-5' exonuclease/DNA polymerase, which produces MRWAAAEMDDGGVRLCPLAPQGKAAGPVVEVTAAQGGIAEAVRSRPEADRWVWRSTAEVYPRLLAAGVRVERAYDIEAAEALLLGHEGRSGAPRSLAAAWARLRGLPVPEDPPPRAAGGQPSLFEPGPPPLPPGADPLETLLAVYAEQLVRTEAAEHPDRMRLLTTAESAGMLIAAEMRRAGVPWSADRHRKLLDELLGERYPGGLEPQRLVELAEEVSRAFGTRVRPDLPAEVVKAFGRAGITLGSTRAWELERIDHPAVEPLLRYKKLYRLHTAHGWAWLQSWVRDGRFRPEYLPGGTVSGRWTTNGGGALQIPKVVRRAVVADPGWRLVVADADQMEPRVLAAISRDPGLMEVAGSGRDLYATLSDRAFSGRRELAKLALLGAVYGQTSGDGLKHLAALRRRFPAAVAYVDEAARAGEEGRLVRTWLGRTCPPVGGGAEEPADEAGLPREQEEPSYGSTASARARGRFTRNFVVQGSAADWALLMLAALRRSLTGAGLRAEIVFFQHDEVIVHCPQEEADTVREAIAEAGETAGRIAFGPTPVRFPLTMAAVECYADAK; this is translated from the coding sequence ATGAGGTGGGCGGCGGCAGAGATGGACGACGGGGGTGTTCGTCTCTGCCCGCTCGCCCCCCAGGGAAAGGCCGCCGGACCGGTAGTCGAGGTCACGGCGGCCCAGGGCGGGATCGCGGAGGCCGTGCGATCCCGCCCCGAGGCCGACCGGTGGGTGTGGCGGTCCACCGCCGAGGTCTATCCACGGCTGCTGGCCGCCGGGGTCCGGGTCGAGCGGGCCTATGACATCGAGGCGGCCGAGGCGCTGCTCCTCGGCCATGAGGGGCGCTCGGGCGCACCGCGTTCGCTCGCCGCCGCCTGGGCGCGGCTGCGCGGGCTGCCCGTCCCCGAGGATCCGCCGCCCCGGGCGGCCGGAGGCCAGCCGTCGCTGTTCGAGCCCGGTCCGCCGCCGCTGCCGCCGGGCGCCGACCCCCTGGAGACGCTGCTCGCGGTGTACGCGGAACAGCTCGTCCGTACGGAGGCGGCCGAGCACCCGGACCGGATGCGGCTGCTGACCACCGCCGAGTCGGCGGGGATGCTGATCGCCGCCGAGATGCGGCGCGCCGGGGTGCCCTGGAGCGCCGACCGCCACCGGAAGCTGCTGGACGAGCTGCTCGGCGAGCGCTATCCGGGCGGTCTGGAGCCGCAGCGCCTGGTCGAGCTGGCCGAGGAGGTCTCGCGCGCCTTCGGCACCCGGGTCCGGCCCGATCTGCCCGCCGAGGTCGTCAAGGCGTTCGGCCGCGCGGGCATCACGCTCGGCTCGACCCGCGCCTGGGAGCTGGAGCGGATCGACCACCCCGCCGTCGAGCCGCTGCTGCGCTACAAGAAGCTCTACCGGCTGCACACCGCCCACGGCTGGGCCTGGCTCCAGTCCTGGGTGCGCGACGGCCGCTTCCGCCCGGAGTACCTGCCCGGCGGCACCGTCTCCGGCCGCTGGACCACCAACGGCGGCGGGGCACTGCAGATCCCCAAGGTGGTGCGGCGCGCGGTGGTGGCCGATCCGGGGTGGCGGCTGGTGGTGGCCGACGCCGACCAGATGGAGCCCCGGGTGCTCGCCGCGATCTCCCGCGACCCCGGGCTGATGGAGGTCGCGGGCAGCGGCCGGGATCTGTACGCGACACTGTCCGACCGCGCCTTCTCCGGCCGCCGCGAGCTGGCCAAGCTGGCGCTGCTGGGCGCGGTGTACGGCCAGACCTCCGGCGACGGCCTGAAGCATCTCGCCGCCCTGCGGCGGCGTTTCCCGGCGGCGGTGGCGTATGTGGACGAGGCGGCCCGCGCGGGCGAGGAGGGCCGGCTGGTGCGCACCTGGCTCGGCCGCACCTGTCCGCCCGTGGGCGGCGGCGCCGAGGAGCCGGCCGACGAGGCGGGGCTGCCGCGGGAGCAGGAGGAGCCGTCGTACGGCAGCACGGCGAGCGCCCGCGCGCGGGGCCGGTTCACCCGGAACTTCGTGGTGCAGGGCAGCGCCGCCGACTGGGCCCTGCTGATGCTCGCCGCGCTGCGGCGGTCGCTGACCGGGGCGGGGCTGCGCGCGGAGATCGTCTTCTTCCAGCACGACGAGGTGATCGTGCACTGCCCCCAGGAGGAGGCCGACACGGTCCGGGAGGCGATTGCCGAGGCGGGCGAGACGGCCGGGCGGATCGCCTTCGGACCGACTCCGGTGCGGTTCCCCCTCACGATGGCGGCGGTGGAGTGCTACGCGGACGCGAAGTAG
- a CDS encoding rod shape-determining protein: MTISLEALRRCSIAVDLGAARTRVYLRRTGLIVDEPTVAAVNTHTGGLIAVGALAERMTGRTPEHIRVVRPVSNGTVVDIDMAQRMLRLLLGNKLRRAWRRRPLVSAAVCVQHDADPLAQRAAVETLTGIGAKRVELVDTLIAAAVGCGLPVERPEATMIVVCGAATTQVAVLSLGSIVAAERVPVGGETVDHAVVQYLRNEHALMLPSQAVRPLQLLLKNSADGAPAPPSTEVHGRDVATGLARTVRIDVGSVRSAIRTPLTGVLDAIGTVLRRCPPDLVADLADRGIMLAGGSAVLPGFDTMLREATGMPVNIADHPDVCAVEGLGAMLDGKVQPLLLDAMVS; this comes from the coding sequence ATGACCATCAGCCTCGAGGCACTGCGCCGCTGCTCCATCGCCGTCGACCTCGGCGCGGCCAGAACGCGTGTCTACCTCAGGCGTACCGGGCTCATCGTCGACGAGCCGACCGTCGCCGCCGTGAACACCCACACCGGCGGGCTGATCGCGGTCGGCGCGCTGGCCGAGCGGATGACCGGGCGGACGCCCGAGCACATCCGCGTCGTACGGCCGGTCTCCAACGGCACCGTCGTCGACATCGACATGGCCCAGCGGATGCTGCGGCTGCTGCTGGGCAACAAGCTGCGGCGCGCCTGGCGGCGCCGCCCGCTGGTGAGCGCCGCCGTCTGCGTGCAGCACGACGCCGACCCGCTCGCCCAGCGCGCCGCCGTGGAGACGCTCACCGGTATCGGCGCCAAGCGGGTCGAGCTGGTGGACACCCTGATCGCCGCCGCCGTGGGCTGCGGTCTGCCGGTGGAACGGCCCGAGGCGACGATGATCGTGGTGTGCGGCGCGGCCACCACCCAGGTCGCGGTCCTGTCGCTGGGCTCGATCGTGGCCGCCGAGCGGGTGCCGGTGGGCGGGGAGACCGTGGACCACGCGGTCGTCCAGTATCTGCGCAACGAGCACGCGCTGATGCTGCCCAGCCAGGCCGTCCGCCCGCTGCAGTTGCTGCTCAAGAACAGCGCGGACGGCGCACCGGCGCCGCCCAGCACCGAGGTGCACGGCCGGGACGTGGCCACGGGGCTCGCCCGGACCGTACGGATCGACGTCGGGAGCGTACGGAGCGCCATCCGCACCCCGCTCACCGGGGTGCTGGACGCCATCGGCACGGTGCTGCGCCGCTGCCCGCCCGATCTGGTGGCCGACCTCGCCGACCGCGGCATCATGCTGGCCGGCGGGAGCGCGGTGCTGCCCGGGTTCGACACGATGCTGCGGGAGGCCACCGGTATGCCGGTGAACATCGCCGACCACCCCGACGTCTGCGCGGTCGAGGGGCTCGGCGCGATGCTCGACGGCAAGGTGCAGCCTCTGCTGCTGGACGCGATGGTCTCCTGA
- a CDS encoding sigma-70 family RNA polymerase sigma factor encodes MSNSGQVLEVQVHDDAAVADERPPRSQRGTPDEHLMRALYQEHAGPLLAFVLRLVAGDRHRAEDVVQETLVRAWRNADQLSRATGSIRPWLVTVARRIVIDGHRSRQARPQEVDPSPLELMPAEDEIDRALRLMTLTDAMQDLSDAHREVLVETYFKGRTVNEAAQTLGIPSGTVRSRVFYALRSMKLALEERGVTA; translated from the coding sequence ATGTCCAACTCAGGTCAGGTCCTGGAGGTTCAGGTGCACGACGACGCCGCCGTGGCCGATGAGCGTCCGCCAAGATCCCAGCGTGGTACGCCGGACGAGCACCTCATGCGCGCGCTCTACCAGGAGCACGCCGGGCCGTTGCTCGCGTTCGTCCTGCGGCTGGTCGCGGGCGACCGTCACCGCGCCGAGGACGTCGTCCAGGAGACCCTGGTGCGCGCCTGGCGGAACGCCGACCAGCTCTCCCGGGCCACCGGCTCCATCCGGCCCTGGCTGGTCACGGTCGCCCGCCGGATCGTGATCGACGGACACCGCAGCCGGCAGGCCCGGCCGCAGGAGGTCGACCCCTCCCCGTTGGAACTCATGCCCGCGGAGGACGAGATCGACCGTGCACTGCGGCTCATGACCCTGACCGACGCGATGCAGGACCTCAGCGACGCCCATCGCGAGGTGCTGGTCGAGACCTACTTCAAGGGCCGGACCGTCAACGAGGCGGCCCAGACCCTCGGCATACCCAGCGGGACGGTACGGTCCCGGGTCTTCTACGCGCTGCGCTCGATGAAGCTCGCGCTCGAGGAGAGAGGAGTAACGGCATGA
- a CDS encoding anti-sigma factor has translation MTAQTHHSGHDAVGAYVLGVLDEAEASYFEEHLVGCDQCGRQLDELTGLEPLLADLAADIPGIHGSPGRTQLTGHTPHSFSATPHAIETLTARPGPTLLQRMVGEVAVSRAKRRRRGLYLVAAAAVLIVGGPVGTIAVTSGGSDTSVTATPGESALFSGMPDKVQGTDPGTKVNAAVALEDKMWGTDAVLRLKNLKGPLDCSLIAISKDGHEQTMMTWSVPEWGYGIEDSPKAEARNPLWAHGGAGMKRADIERFEVRTADGKRLVSLNV, from the coding sequence ATGACAGCGCAGACGCACCACTCGGGACATGACGCCGTTGGCGCGTATGTGCTCGGCGTGCTCGACGAGGCGGAGGCCAGCTACTTCGAGGAGCATCTGGTCGGCTGCGACCAGTGCGGACGGCAGCTCGACGAGCTGACCGGACTGGAACCCCTGCTGGCCGATCTGGCGGCCGACATCCCCGGGATCCACGGCAGCCCCGGGCGGACCCAGCTCACGGGCCACACGCCGCATTCCTTCAGCGCCACTCCCCACGCCATCGAGACCCTCACCGCGCGCCCCGGTCCGACGCTGCTCCAGCGCATGGTCGGCGAGGTGGCCGTATCCCGCGCCAAGCGGCGGCGGCGCGGGCTGTACCTGGTCGCGGCGGCGGCCGTGCTGATCGTCGGTGGTCCGGTCGGCACCATCGCGGTCACCTCCGGCGGCTCGGACACCTCCGTGACGGCCACCCCCGGCGAGAGCGCCCTCTTCTCCGGGATGCCCGACAAGGTGCAGGGCACCGACCCGGGCACCAAGGTGAACGCGGCGGTCGCGCTGGAGGACAAGATGTGGGGCACCGACGCCGTCCTGCGGCTGAAGAACCTCAAGGGTCCCCTGGACTGCAGCCTGATCGCGATCTCCAAGGACGGCCACGAGCAGACGATGATGACCTGGTCCGTGCCCGAGTGGGGATACGGGATCGAGGACAGCCCCAAGGCGGAGGCGAGAAATCCGCTGTGGGCACATGGCGGCGCGGGCATGAAGCGTGCCGACATCGAACGCTTCGAGGTCCGTACGGCCGACGGAAAGCGCCTGGTCTCCCTGAACGTCTGA
- a CDS encoding RNA polymerase sigma factor: protein MADRDAHQQRMFAEYVLPEVEVLLRVAMSLTTQRADAEDLVQDTLLRAYRAVGRFDGRHPRAWLLTIMRHAEVSRRRQRRPRLLDDPDTELERLVPARDATPEELVVDTTFDEAVDAAFTALPLRDQQVVRLVHVDGLSYAEAAQVLDVPKGTVMSRLHRARKRIRNQLLAAGVESERGGA, encoded by the coding sequence GTGGCTGACCGGGACGCCCATCAGCAGCGCATGTTCGCTGAGTATGTGCTGCCCGAGGTCGAGGTGCTGCTGCGCGTGGCCATGTCACTGACCACTCAGCGAGCCGACGCCGAGGATCTCGTGCAGGACACGTTACTACGGGCGTACCGGGCAGTCGGCCGTTTTGACGGGAGACATCCACGGGCCTGGCTGCTGACGATCATGCGGCATGCGGAGGTCAGCCGGCGCCGCCAGCGCCGGCCCCGGCTGCTCGACGATCCGGATACGGAACTGGAGCGGCTGGTCCCGGCCCGGGACGCGACACCGGAGGAACTGGTGGTCGACACGACGTTCGACGAGGCCGTGGACGCCGCGTTCACGGCGCTTCCGCTGCGTGACCAGCAGGTGGTGCGGCTGGTGCATGTGGACGGGCTGTCGTACGCGGAGGCCGCACAGGTGCTGGACGTCCCCAAGGGGACGGTGATGAGCAGGCTGCACCGGGCGCGTAAGCGGATCCGGAACCAGTTGCTGGCCGCGGGAGTGGAATCGGAGCGAGGTGGCGCATGA
- a CDS encoding signal peptidase II → MKPHPATGRLFFPLVALVVIVADQLSKAMALAAWSDTVGPQARFGPFCALLVRNTGVAFGLGHSRPALIVVITLAGAVATLGAAGAGLRVRGRGAALGLGLIAGGAMGNGADRMIRAPGPLRGAVIDWITLDARGPVFNLADVALITGTLLTAALLLRRTSRERAVALPGGGVGPDPIVSLRPCAPRPDPRPDPSPAPSLGPSPAPAPPPSAAPPRAPSPSPGPARSAQPPSPAPGSPARRGTPRSP, encoded by the coding sequence ATGAAGCCCCATCCGGCGACCGGCCGGCTCTTCTTCCCCCTGGTCGCGCTCGTCGTGATCGTGGCCGATCAGCTCAGCAAGGCCATGGCGCTGGCCGCCTGGAGCGACACCGTGGGGCCACAGGCCCGGTTCGGGCCGTTCTGCGCGCTGCTGGTGCGCAACACCGGGGTCGCCTTCGGCCTGGGCCACAGCAGGCCCGCGCTGATCGTCGTGATCACGCTCGCGGGCGCGGTGGCCACGCTGGGTGCGGCCGGTGCGGGGCTGCGGGTCCGCGGCCGGGGCGCGGCGCTGGGCCTGGGGCTGATCGCCGGGGGAGCGATGGGGAACGGCGCCGACCGGATGATCCGGGCGCCGGGCCCGCTGCGCGGGGCCGTCATCGACTGGATCACGCTGGACGCCCGCGGGCCGGTGTTCAACCTCGCCGATGTGGCCCTGATCACCGGGACCCTGCTCACCGCGGCCCTGCTGCTGCGCAGAACCTCGCGCGAACGGGCGGTCGCGCTGCCCGGCGGGGGCGTGGGGCCCGACCCGATCGTCAGCCTCCGGCCTTGTGCACCGCGCCCTGATCCGCGTCCCGATCCGAGCCCGGCGCCCTCCCTGGGACCGTCTCCGGCTCCGGCTCCGCCTCCGTCGGCGGCACCGCCCCGGGCACCGTCTCCGTCCCCGGGACCGGCTCGGTCGGCGCAGCCTCCGTCCCCGGCTCCCGGCTCTCCGGCTCGGCGAGGGACTCCGCGAAGTCCCTGA
- a CDS encoding glycoside hydrolase family 5 protein translates to MNSPMDQNNAPTTETKRTPRSQRLRFGIAAAVVAAAAVGGTVTAFAVNNTDGQSATTTTSAAGAKATGAGAEGPLSTKKSEIVDSNGKKVVLTGVNWFGFETGTYAPHGLWTRSWESMLDQMAKQGFNTMRLPYSNEMFKSSAKPNGIDWHKNPDLKGLTPQQIMDKIVKGATDRGIRVILDQHRPDQYGQSELWYSQSLTEKQWLDDWVKLAKRYQNNDRVIGADLHNEPRGQATWGDGNPKTDWQLASTKAGNAIHKVNKNWLIFVEGTDRHKNEQFWWGGDLQGVKQHPVKLKEPNKVVYSAHDYGPGVYNQNWFMAKDFPKNMPAIWDKHWAYIKKQNIAPLLMGEFGGKKTAGKSSEAVWQNALMDYLKKHQISYTYWTWNPDSGDTGGVLKNDWKTIDQNKMKMLSKYQTPLLEAKKGK, encoded by the coding sequence ATGAATTCCCCCATGGACCAGAACAACGCCCCGACCACCGAGACCAAGCGCACGCCGCGCTCGCAGCGTCTCCGCTTCGGTATCGCCGCGGCCGTCGTCGCTGCTGCTGCCGTGGGTGGCACCGTCACTGCTTTCGCTGTGAACAACACCGATGGCCAGTCGGCCACCACCACCACCTCCGCCGCCGGGGCCAAGGCCACCGGTGCGGGCGCCGAGGGCCCGCTGTCCACCAAGAAGAGCGAGATCGTGGACTCCAACGGCAAGAAGGTCGTCCTGACCGGTGTGAACTGGTTCGGTTTCGAGACCGGCACCTACGCGCCGCACGGCCTGTGGACCCGTAGCTGGGAGTCCATGCTGGACCAGATGGCCAAGCAGGGCTTCAACACGATGCGTCTGCCGTACTCGAACGAGATGTTCAAGTCGTCGGCCAAGCCCAACGGCATCGACTGGCACAAGAACCCCGATCTGAAGGGCCTCACCCCCCAGCAGATCATGGACAAGATCGTGAAGGGTGCCACCGACCGCGGTATCCGCGTGATCCTGGACCAGCACCGTCCGGACCAGTACGGCCAGAGTGAGCTGTGGTACTCGCAGAGCCTCACCGAGAAGCAGTGGCTGGACGACTGGGTCAAGCTGGCCAAGCGCTACCAGAACAACGACCGGGTGATCGGCGCCGACCTGCACAATGAGCCGCGTGGCCAGGCCACGTGGGGCGACGGCAACCCGAAGACCGACTGGCAGCTTGCCTCCACCAAGGCCGGTAACGCCATCCACAAGGTCAACAAGAACTGGCTGATCTTCGTCGAGGGTACGGACCGCCACAAGAACGAGCAGTTCTGGTGGGGCGGTGACCTCCAGGGTGTGAAGCAGCACCCGGTGAAGCTCAAGGAGCCGAACAAGGTCGTCTACTCGGCCCACGACTACGGTCCGGGTGTCTACAACCAGAACTGGTTCATGGCGAAGGACTTCCCGAAGAACATGCCGGCCATCTGGGACAAGCACTGGGCGTACATCAAGAAGCAGAACATCGCCCCGCTGCTGATGGGTGAGTTCGGTGGTAAGAAGACCGCCGGTAAGAGCTCCGAGGCCGTGTGGCAGAACGCCCTGATGGACTACCTCAAGAAGCACCAGATCAGCTACACCTACTGGACCTGGAACCCGGACTCGGGTGACACCGGCGGTGTGCTGAAGAACGACTGGAAGACCATCGACCAGAACAAGATGAAGATGCTGTCCAAGTACCAGACGCCTCTCCTGGAGGCGAAGAAGGGGAAGTAA
- a CDS encoding response regulator, protein MRRVLVVEHHPLVLSALADLVVEEPGLELSGIAGSAREAISLANHMQPDVVLIDVDEPGWQTQRLVRLIGELLPSARIVRLTAVSDPQMECLESPTNNPSILKTAVPEFLRSITE, encoded by the coding sequence ATGCGCAGAGTTCTCGTCGTGGAGCACCACCCACTGGTGTTGAGTGCTCTCGCCGATCTCGTTGTCGAGGAGCCCGGACTGGAGCTATCCGGAATTGCAGGGTCGGCCCGAGAAGCAATTTCTCTGGCCAACCACATGCAGCCGGATGTGGTGCTGATCGACGTGGATGAGCCCGGCTGGCAAACGCAGCGGCTGGTCCGCCTGATCGGCGAACTCCTACCGTCCGCGCGGATTGTCCGGCTGACCGCAGTCTCCGACCCGCAGATGGAATGTCTGGAATCTCCGACGAACAACCCCAGCATCCTCAAGACCGCAGTACCCGAATTCCTCAGGAGCATCACCGAATGA
- a CDS encoding glycoside hydrolase family 6 protein produces the protein MITKLCGRVRRLRPSAGGRKPRWAGRGIAQLIVMVLVVEVVMAATTVQALFVGPVWQPYGKPSLPVAKPFFPATTRFYTDPHNPAATWVRDHPHDRRAAAIGERIAAEPQAAWLTETNESLVEERTRSLVRTAAARRRLPVLVPYTIPQRDCQQLSSGGAGDAAAYGRWSEALARGIGDGRAIVILEPDALAHMSCLKRRQQAERYAALSYAARAFQRGAPRARVYYDAGNSGWQPARTMADRLRRAGIERYGDGIAVNVSNFNATADEVRYGLSVIRELRRPRLGVVVDTSRNGAGPTRKHSFCDPPGRKLGRPPTAATGIPGIDAFLWVKQPGQADGCAAGAGMFLPGYAYRLTH, from the coding sequence ATGATCACGAAACTGTGCGGACGCGTCCGCCGCCTCCGCCCGTCGGCCGGCGGACGTAAGCCCAGGTGGGCGGGGCGGGGCATTGCCCAGCTGATCGTGATGGTGCTGGTGGTCGAGGTGGTGATGGCGGCGACCACGGTGCAGGCCCTGTTCGTGGGGCCGGTGTGGCAGCCGTACGGCAAGCCGTCACTCCCGGTGGCCAAGCCGTTCTTCCCGGCGACGACCCGCTTCTACACCGACCCCCACAACCCGGCCGCGACCTGGGTGCGGGACCATCCGCACGACCGGCGGGCGGCGGCCATCGGCGAGCGGATCGCCGCCGAGCCCCAGGCCGCCTGGCTCACCGAGACCAATGAGTCCCTGGTCGAGGAGCGGACCCGCTCCCTGGTCCGCACCGCCGCCGCCCGGCGACGGCTGCCGGTGCTGGTCCCGTACACCATCCCGCAGCGCGACTGCCAGCAGCTCAGCTCCGGCGGCGCCGGGGACGCGGCCGCCTACGGGCGCTGGAGCGAGGCCCTCGCCCGGGGGATAGGGGACGGGCGCGCCATCGTCATCCTGGAACCGGACGCGCTCGCCCATATGAGCTGTCTCAAGCGGCGGCAGCAGGCGGAGCGGTACGCGGCGCTGTCGTACGCGGCGCGGGCGTTCCAGCGGGGGGCGCCACGGGCCCGGGTCTACTACGACGCCGGTAACTCCGGATGGCAGCCCGCGCGCACCATGGCCGATCGGCTGCGGCGCGCCGGTATAGAGCGGTACGGGGACGGGATAGCGGTCAACGTCTCCAACTTCAACGCCACCGCCGACGAGGTGCGCTACGGACTCTCCGTGATCAGGGAGCTGCGCCGGCCCCGGCTGGGGGTCGTGGTCGACACCAGCCGCAATGGGGCGGGGCCCACGCGGAAGCACAGCTTCTGCGATCCGCCGGGCCGCAAGCTGGGCAGGCCCCCCACCGCCGCCACCGGCATCCCCGGCATCGACGCCTTCCTGTGGGTCAAGCAGCCGGGGCAGGCGGACGGCTGTGCCGCCGGTGCGGGCATGTTCCTGCCCGGGTACGCGTACCGGCTGACGCACTGA
- a CDS encoding S8 family serine peptidase, with product MTVAVIGTGVDATHPDLRGRVVRGKNFAGGTGGFGTRDGGKAAEQSTHAAGIIAGTGRNYRGDGVYGLAPQAKVMPLDVYRDGKALADPTAKAIRHAVGQGARVIDLAVSFKRPTPALRSAVKYAVAKDAVIVAGAGDNGKEGNKPTYPAALPGVVAVVATDKKGAVWTSSHHGGKTLLAAPGVSILTTSGNSDYWTGDGTGFAAPWVAAGAALLRSEHPRWNANQVVQKLIDTADRRGAAGHDPRYGYGVIAPAKALADRAAPPASAELSAPRRHAAATPAASAAKTDGDESALVTIGVVAGVLVVLAVLAVVLISRRRPPPDNFHNG from the coding sequence GTGACCGTGGCGGTCATCGGTACCGGGGTCGACGCGACCCATCCGGATCTGCGCGGGCGCGTGGTCCGCGGAAAGAATTTCGCGGGCGGCACCGGCGGCTTCGGCACCCGGGACGGCGGCAAGGCGGCCGAGCAGTCCACCCATGCCGCCGGAATCATCGCCGGCACCGGCCGCAATTACCGCGGCGACGGGGTGTACGGCCTCGCGCCCCAGGCCAAGGTGATGCCGCTCGACGTCTACCGCGACGGAAAGGCCCTCGCCGACCCCACCGCGAAGGCCATACGCCACGCGGTCGGCCAGGGCGCCCGCGTCATCGATCTGGCCGTCTCCTTCAAGCGTCCGACCCCCGCGCTGCGGTCCGCGGTGAAGTACGCCGTCGCCAAGGACGCCGTGATCGTGGCCGGCGCGGGCGACAACGGCAAGGAAGGCAACAAGCCCACGTACCCGGCCGCCCTCCCCGGGGTGGTCGCCGTGGTGGCCACCGACAAGAAGGGCGCCGTCTGGACCTCCTCCCACCACGGTGGGAAGACCCTCCTGGCCGCCCCCGGCGTCTCCATCCTCACCACCTCCGGCAACAGCGACTACTGGACCGGCGACGGCACCGGCTTCGCGGCGCCCTGGGTCGCGGCGGGCGCCGCGCTGCTGCGCTCGGAGCACCCCCGCTGGAACGCCAACCAGGTCGTCCAGAAGCTGATCGACACCGCCGATCGCAGGGGGGCCGCGGGCCATGACCCGCGCTACGGATACGGGGTGATCGCTCCGGCCAAGGCGCTGGCGGACCGGGCCGCGCCACCGGCCTCCGCCGAGCTCTCCGCTCCCCGCCGCCATGCGGCCGCCACCCCGGCCGCCTCCGCCGCCAAAACCGACGGGGATGAATCAGCCCTGGTCACGATAGGGGTGGTGGCCGGCGTCCTGGTGGTGCTCGCGGTCCTGGCGGTGGTGCTCATCAGCCGGCGCAGGCCCCCGCCCGACAACTTCCACAACGGCTGA
- a CDS encoding GtrA family protein, translating into MQRFRTSSERTGEPDEEADTSAGKARKRTGMLWRALPVRNPMAGMPGLALRFAVVGGGGALVNTVVLFVLYHWAGLPLLVASAIAVELAVVHNYLLNDRWTFAVGTPSLRRFIKFNVSVLGGLGVNVLIVWSLVRGGTHLLLANCLGIAAAFAVNFASSTGWVWGRRSR; encoded by the coding sequence ATGCAGCGTTTCCGAACGTCCAGCGAGCGCACCGGAGAGCCGGACGAAGAGGCGGATACCTCCGCCGGCAAGGCCCGTAAGCGGACCGGAATGCTCTGGCGAGCCCTCCCGGTCCGGAACCCGATGGCCGGTATGCCCGGGCTGGCCCTTCGGTTCGCGGTCGTCGGCGGGGGCGGCGCGCTCGTGAACACGGTGGTCCTCTTCGTTCTTTATCACTGGGCCGGACTTCCGCTCCTGGTGGCGTCGGCGATAGCGGTGGAACTCGCCGTGGTTCACAACTATCTGCTGAACGACCGGTGGACCTTCGCGGTCGGCACTCCGTCCCTGCGGCGATTCATCAAGTTCAATGTCTCGGTTCTGGGCGGACTCGGGGTCAATGTGCTCATCGTCTGGTCACTGGTGCGCGGCGGAACGCATCTGCTGCTGGCGAACTGCCTCGGCATCGCGGCGGCTTTCGCGGTCAACTTCGCGTCGAGTACCGGCTGGGTCTGGGGGAGGCGGAGCCGATGA